In the Deltaproteobacteria bacterium genome, GTCGACCGCGTGCTCTGGAAGGGACGGCGCGCGATCGGCGTGCGCGGCCGCTTCGTCGACGACCGGGGCCGGGCGCGCGGCCGCTTCCGCGCCCACGCGCCGCTGGTCGTGCTCGCCGCCGGCGCGCGCCACACGCCCGGCATCCTCAAGCGGAGCTGGCTCCTCGCGCGGGCGATCGGGCGCGGCCTCCACACCCATCCCAACGCCAAGGTGGTCGGCCTCTTCGACCGCCCGCTCGATCCCTGGATCGGGACGCACCAGGCCTTCCACGTCCACCACTTCCTCGAGCAGGGCATCCTGATCGGCTACGCCGCGGTCCCGCCGGGCCTCCTCGCCGCGGCGCTCCCCGGCGTGGGCGAGGAGAACGCCGGGTGGATGCGGCAGTACAACCACATGCTCACCGCGGCGACGCTGGTCGAGGACGAGGGCGAGGGCCGCGTCGTCCTCGGGCCCGACCGGCAGCCGTACATGCTCTTCGACCTCTCGCCGCGCGACCTCGAGACGGTCCATCGCGGCGTGGCGCTCACCGCCGAGCTCCTCTTCGCCGCGGGCGCACGGCGGGTGCTGCTCCCGTTCGCCGACCTGCCCACGCTGGAGGGGCCGGACCAGCTCCGCCGCATCCACGAGCGCCCGCCCGTCCCGGACACGGTCGAGCTGATGACCGTCCACATCATGGGCACGGCCCGCATGGCGACCGACGCGCGGCGCGGCGCGACCGACGCGAGCGGGGCGGTGCACGGCACGGACGGCCTCGTGGTCGCCGACGCGAGCGCGCTCCCGTCCTCGATCGGCGTGAACCCGCAGGAGACGATCATCGCGCTCGCCCTGCGCAACGCCGAGCGCTGGCTCGAGGCGCGCGGCGCCGCGCGGCGGCGCGCGGCCGGAGGCTGACGGCCATGCCGCTCTTCTCCCGCCCGGACGCGACGCCGGTCCCGTCCGTGCACCCGGTCCGGCGTATCCTGCCCTTCCTCATGCCGACCCGGAACGGCGCCTTCGTCCTCTTCGAGCAGGAGGTCGGGGCGGAGCCGGCGCGGCGGGCGCTCGAGCGGCTGAACGCCGCGCGGCCGCCGGAGCGCGCGATCACCCTCTTTCACCTCGTGCTGCGCGCGATCGGCCTCGCGCTGGCGGAGTTCCCGCGCTTGAACCGCTTCGTCGCCGGCAGCCGGCTCTACCAGCGGCGCGGCGTCTGGCTCGCCTTCAGTGCCAAGCAGCGCCTCGAGCGCGACGCGCCCATCTTCACGAAGAAGGTCGCCTTCGATCCCGCCGAGCCGCTCGAGGTGATGGTCGACCGCATCCACGCCGCGGTGGGCGAGGGGCGCTCGGGGCGCGAGTCGGCGACCGACCGCGAGATCAAGACGTTCCTGCGGCTCCCGGCACCGGTGCTCCGGCTCGGCGTGCGCCTCGTGCGCCGGCTGGACGCATGGGGGTGCCTCCCGGGCAGCTTCTCGGCCGACGACCCGCTCTACGCCTCGGCCTTCGTCGCCAACCTCGGCAGCGTCGGCCTCGATGCGGCGTACCACCACCTCTTCGAGTACGGCACCATCCCGATCTTCGTCACCATCGGCCGGCTGCACCGCGCACCGGTCGTCCGCGCCGACGGGTCGGTCGGGAGTCGGGAGGTGTTCGTCCTCCGCTACACCTACGACGAGCGGGTGGAGGACGGCTTCTACGCCGCCCGCGCGCTCGAACGGCTGCGAGTGCTCCTCGAGGAGCCCGAGCAGCTCACCGCGACGCGCTGAGCCCGCGCCACCGCCCGGCTACCCTTCGGTCTCGTGCAGCGACACGGCCTTGCCGGCGTCGGGGAGACTCTCCCCGACCGCCGCCGGCGTCTCCGCCGCGCGCTCGCCCCGACGCCGCGCGCCGCGGCCCGACGTCTCGGCGCGCCTGCGTACCGCGAGCGCCCGCTTCGCGTCGCGGTACCCCGCCGCCATCAGGTTCCGGTTCTTCCGCGGGTAGGCGTTGAAGACCGCGAACGGGCCGAAGCCGCTCCACTGCTCGCCGGGCTCGACGACGGTGACCGGCACGCCGTGGAAGCGGCCCCCCTCCATGCGCGCGTAGAGGTAGCCCGCGTTGCCGATCGTCCGCCACATCACGTCGAGGAAGCGCTGGGCGAAGCCGGCGAAGGTGCGGAAGCGGCTCCGGTACGGGAGCTGGCTCGCGATCGGCGCGAGGAGGTAAATCTCCGTCGCACCCAGGTCGATCGCTCGGTCGAGCGGGATGTTCCAGGCGAAGCCCCCGTCGACGTACCAGTCGCCGCGGAACTGGATGGGCGGGAAGAGAAGCGGGATCGCGTAGCCGGCGCGCGAGATGGTGCGCAGCTCGCGCCAGTCGGCGCAGTCGCGCTTGCCGTGCATCTCGCCCCGCCCGCGCGAGAGGTTGAGCAGCACGAACTCGAGCTCGAGCCGGCTCCGGTAGAGCTTGTCGAAGTCGATGTACTGCTCGACGGCGCTGCTCAGGCGATCCATCGAGAAGAGCGACACGCCGAGGAGCGGATTGTGCCGCAGGCTGGGCGAGAAGATGCGCGGCAGCGAGCTGAAGTCCTTCCATGCGCTCTCGAGCTGGGCCACGCCGCCGGAGCCGTAGCAGCACGCGTTGACGACGCCGATCGAGCTGCCGATGATCGCGTCGGGGACGATGCCCTGCTCCTCGAGGAGCTTGAGCGCGCCCACGTGGTGGGCGCCGAGGGCCGCACCGCCACCCAGGATGAAGACCCGCTTCTGCCGTTTGGCCATGGCGGACGCCCCCCCTCATAGATCGGCGGGGGCCGCGCTTGCAATCCGGAGGCACACCGGGATACGGCGCGCGGCGCGCCCCGATGCTGATGCTGGTCGACTACTCGAGCCTCCTCTTCCGCGCCTTCCACACCATCCCCGAGAGCGTGCCCGCGCACGCCGTCCACGGGTTCCTGAACATGCTCGGGCGTCTGATCACGGACCGGCGGCCCGACCGGCTCGGCATCGCCGTCGACGAGGACTGGCGCCCGGCGTTCCGGGTCGACGCGCTGCCGTCGTACAAGGCCCACCGCGTCTCCGACGAGCCCGACCCGATCGCCCCCGACGAGGCGCTCGGGCGCGAGGTGCTGGAAGCCCTCGGCATCGCGGTCGCCGGCGCCGAGGGCTTCGAGGCCGAGGACGTGATCGCGACGCTCGCGGCGCGCGCCCGCGAGCCGGTGGAGGTCGTCTCGGGCGACCGCGACCTGTTCGCGCTCGTGCGCGATCCCGACGTGCGCGTCCTCTATCCGCTCACCGGCGTGAGCAAGCTGCTCGAGGTCGACGAGGCCGAGATCACCCGCCGCTACGGCATCCCGGGCCGCGCCTACGGCGACTTCGCGCTCCTGCGCGGCGATCCGTCGGATGGGCTCCCCGGCGCGGCCGGGATCGGCGAGAAGACGGCAGCGCGGCTCATCGCCGAGCACGGCTCGCTCGCGAGCGTGCTCGCGGCCAGGACCCTGCCGCCGGCGGTCGCGCGCCGTCTCGAGGCGGCGCAGGCCTACCTCGCCGCCGCGCGCCGCGTCGTGCCCCCGGTCGCCGACGTGCCGTTGCCGCCGCTCGACCTCTCACTCCCGAAGGCCCCTGCGCACCCGCGCCGGCTCGCGCGCCTCGCTCGCGAGCACGAGCTCGCCGGGCCGGTCGGGCGCGTGGAGAAGGCGCTCGCCGGCTTGACGGTACCGCGCCCGCCGGCGTAAGGATCCACGAGACGACCCCTCGCGGGGCCGCAGCGGGCACCGAGAAAGGAGCGCGTCATGGCCGCCGAGACGGGCCTCTCGAGCCGAGCGGTCGAGGGCAGCGAGACCGCAGCGGTCACGGCCCTCTATGCCGAAGGCATCCTCGCCGGCGTGGTCGGTGCCGCGACGATCGCCCTCTGGTTCCTCGCCCTGGACGGCGTGAAAGGGCGCCCCTTCTACACCCCGACGGTCCTCGGCACCTCCCTCTTCCGCGGCGGCGCCGGGCTGGCGACGCCCGAGATGCTGCCCGTCGACTTCGAGATGGTGCTCAGCTTCACGTGGGTGCACGTGCTCGCCTTCCTCATCATCGGGGTGGGCGCCTCGCGCCTGCTCGGGCTCGCCGAGCGCAACCCGAGCTTCGGCTTCGGCATCGTGCTCCTGTTCGTCGTCTTCGAGTTCGGCTTCCTGCTCGCCTGCATGCTCTTCGCCGAGCCGGTGCTGCGCGCGCTCACCTGGCCGGAGGTGCTGGTCGGCAACCTGCTGGCGGCCGCCGCGATGGCGGCGGTCTTCCGGCGCCGGCATCCGCAACTCGCGATCCGGCCCTGAGCGACGCGCGGCGGACGCTCGGGGGGCGGCTGCGCGAGCAGGCGGCCGGGTGCGCCCACCTCGGCTCGCCGCTCTACACGACGCTCCTCGAGCAGGCGGCCGCGGATGTCGAGGCGGGTGGGCCGGCGTGGCCCGTGCTCGAGGGACACGAGGACGACCCGCGTGGCTCGGCCCTCGCGCTCCGCTTCCTGGGCGCCGTGCACCGGCTCGTGCTCGAGGGGCGCGTGCCGGCGCTCGCGCGGCACTACCCGTCCGCCGGTGGCGAGGCGGGGCTCGAGGGCGCCTGGGCCGCGTTCCGCGACACGCTCGAGCAGCACCGCGACGTGCTGCGCGCGCTGCTCCGCTCGCCCGTGCAGACGAACGAGGTCGGGCGCTCGGCCGCGCTCCTGGGCGGCTTCCTGCTCGTCGCGCGCGAGACCGGCCTGCCGCTTCGCCTGCTCGAGCTCGGCGCCAGCGCGGGCCTGAACCTGCGCTGGGACCACTACCGCTACGAGCAGGGCAGCGCGGGCTGGGGCGAGCGCGCGTCGCCGGTGCGCCTGGTCGACGTGTTCCCGGACGGCTTGCCGCCCTGCCAGCGCCGCTGCCGCGTGGTCGAGCGCGCCGGCTGCGACACGCTGCCCATCGATCCCGGCACGCCCGAAGGGCAGCTCACGCTCCTCACCTACGTGTGGCCCGACCAGCGCGAACGGATTGCGCTGCTCCGTGGCGCGCTCGAGGTGGCGCGCCGGGTCCCGGCGGCGATCGACGCCGCCGGTGCGCCCGCGTGGCTCGCCACGCGCCTCGCAGCGCCGGCCGCCGGCGTGGCGAGCGTCGTCTTCCACTCGATCGTCATGCAGTACCTGAGCGCGGCCGACCGCCGCAGCGTCGCGAGCCTGCTCGCCCAGGCCGGCCGGCGGGCGACGGCGGCCGCGCCGCTCGCGTGGCTTCGCATGGAGCCCGGAGGCGAGCAGGCCGAGGTGCATCTCACGCTGTGGCCGGGCGGGACCGAGCGGCTCATCGCGAGCGCGGGATTCCACGGCCGGCCGGTGCGTTGGCTCGCTTAGCCGTCTCAGGCCGGAAAGGTCGCCACCAGCTCGCGGAGCCGCGCCCCCGCGGCGCTGAGGATCGGCGCGCCGTCGCCGGGGAGCAGCACCTCGACCTCGAGCGCGGCGAGCGCGACCAGGCTCGCACGCAGCAGGGGCGGGTCGTCCATCACCTTCTCGCGCAGGAGGGACAGCCGGCCCGGCGGGTTCCCGATCACGGCATCGCCCACGATCAGGATGCGCCGCCGCGGGCAGTGGAGCGCGATCTCGCCCGGCGACTTCCCGGGCACGCCGAGCACGGTGAAGGGGCCGATCCGCTCGCCGGGCGCGAGGGCGGCGTCGATGGTCGCGCCCTGGCCCCGCGCGTAGGCCGCGTCGGCAGCATGGATCGCGATCGGGGCGCCGGTCCGCTCCCGCACCAGCGCGGCCTTGCGCACGTGGTTGCGGTTGGTGACGACGATGCGCGCCACGCCGTCGCGCACCAGGCGGGCGAGCACGTCCGCCGAGGGCTCGACCGGATCGACGCACAGGTTTCCCTCGGGGTGGCCGATGAGATAGCCGTTGAAGTCGTACCCGTGGGGCTCGGAGAACCAGGACCAGGTGAAGATCCCATCCACGATCTCGCGCATGCGACGCCTCCCACCCGATCCTACGCCGGGGCGCCCCCGCGCGTGAACCCCACCCCGCGGCTCTACACCCGCACCTTCTGGATCGCGTGCGCCATCCACTTCACGGGCGGGATGAGCATGGGCATGTTCCTCCTCTTACCGCTCTTCATCCGCGCGCTCGGCGGCGACAAGCTCACCATCGGGCTCGTCCTCGGCACGGGCCTCGCGCTCAGCGTGGCGCTCCGGCCGGCGGTGGGGGCGCTGCTCGACCGTCTCGGGCGCCGCCG is a window encoding:
- a CDS encoding FAD-binding protein, which translates into the protein MAAPAERLAPPEHRIAYPNVIVGAALDGEREYAADAVVVGTGAGGATAAARLRDAGLDVLMLEEGALHPTESFVTDPATMIRRLYRDAGTTMILGRPPIIFAEGRCVGGSTVINGGMSWRAPERVLARWERDLGLPDTGPRAMEPYFAQAERILHVEPNHEDTFGENTQLFLAGARRLGWPAARAPRNMRRCMGLNNCALGCPTGAKQAMHVTEIPRALAAGALLVTHARVDRVLWKGRRAIGVRGRFVDDRGRARGRFRAHAPLVVLAAGARHTPGILKRSWLLARAIGRGLHTHPNAKVVGLFDRPLDPWIGTHQAFHVHHFLEQGILIGYAAVPPGLLAAALPGVGEENAGWMRQYNHMLTAATLVEDEGEGRVVLGPDRQPYMLFDLSPRDLETVHRGVALTAELLFAAGARRVLLPFADLPTLEGPDQLRRIHERPPVPDTVELMTVHIMGTARMATDARRGATDASGAVHGTDGLVVADASALPSSIGVNPQETIIALALRNAERWLEARGAARRRAAGG
- a CDS encoding 2-oxo acid dehydrogenase subunit E2, which gives rise to MPLFSRPDATPVPSVHPVRRILPFLMPTRNGAFVLFEQEVGAEPARRALERLNAARPPERAITLFHLVLRAIGLALAEFPRLNRFVAGSRLYQRRGVWLAFSAKQRLERDAPIFTKKVAFDPAEPLEVMVDRIHAAVGEGRSGRESATDREIKTFLRLPAPVLRLGVRLVRRLDAWGCLPGSFSADDPLYASAFVANLGSVGLDAAYHHLFEYGTIPIFVTIGRLHRAPVVRADGSVGSREVFVLRYTYDERVEDGFYAARALERLRVLLEEPEQLTATR
- a CDS encoding 5'-3' exonuclease is translated as MLMLVDYSSLLFRAFHTIPESVPAHAVHGFLNMLGRLITDRRPDRLGIAVDEDWRPAFRVDALPSYKAHRVSDEPDPIAPDEALGREVLEALGIAVAGAEGFEAEDVIATLAARAREPVEVVSGDRDLFALVRDPDVRVLYPLTGVSKLLEVDEAEITRRYGIPGRAYGDFALLRGDPSDGLPGAAGIGEKTAARLIAEHGSLASVLAARTLPPAVARRLEAAQAYLAAARRVVPPVADVPLPPLDLSLPKAPAHPRRLARLAREHELAGPVGRVEKALAGLTVPRPPA
- a CDS encoding DUF2332 domain-containing protein, yielding MREQAAGCAHLGSPLYTTLLEQAAADVEAGGPAWPVLEGHEDDPRGSALALRFLGAVHRLVLEGRVPALARHYPSAGGEAGLEGAWAAFRDTLEQHRDVLRALLRSPVQTNEVGRSAALLGGFLLVARETGLPLRLLELGASAGLNLRWDHYRYEQGSAGWGERASPVRLVDVFPDGLPPCQRRCRVVERAGCDTLPIDPGTPEGQLTLLTYVWPDQRERIALLRGALEVARRVPAAIDAAGAPAWLATRLAAPAAGVASVVFHSIVMQYLSAADRRSVASLLAQAGRRATAAAPLAWLRMEPGGEQAEVHLTLWPGGTERLIASAGFHGRPVRWLA
- a CDS encoding MBL fold metallo-hydrolase, with the translated sequence MREIVDGIFTWSWFSEPHGYDFNGYLIGHPEGNLCVDPVEPSADVLARLVRDGVARIVVTNRNHVRKAALVRERTGAPIAIHAADAAYARGQGATIDAALAPGERIGPFTVLGVPGKSPGEIALHCPRRRILIVGDAVIGNPPGRLSLLREKVMDDPPLLRASLVALAALEVEVLLPGDGAPILSAAGARLRELVATFPA